A part of Macrobrachium nipponense isolate FS-2020 chromosome 26, ASM1510439v2, whole genome shotgun sequence genomic DNA contains:
- the LOC135199788 gene encoding uncharacterized protein LOC135199788, with product MQYRAVQVSSPSAGAMTSPMRPTSGPKPLHATPSHPQGLPASLSPSGGNSSVVTPSFQGPPAASSSPSRHGVGGGGSGHVLLSSSPPVGHSQSRTAHAHLVMSPSQMQGIPGPRGVVSSPSRSTQMLPSHSPQGSPSALLPSNSVPCRMSPSSVPLHQQRLAALQRDVNPSGRLKDNPPSSVTSSASPNLPTTPASVGPPVTPTSAGSFTGLLQEMGMMPIKEEDLTDESIGDDEEDFDDFEEQEEVSDDGGRKRKKQKMDQGEEEEAGSDRELDETRRQKGGNVGGGGSVRGAAGRSRAKSPKHLARIRRNRRMKANDRERHRMHMLNNALDRLRTVLPTAPDDTKLTKIETLRFAYNYIWALSETLKGFDAHAPPSAHHHHHQSSQQQQPPQHHLSLSVGVAGNPIPSQVVPGDVAIYPGASLGSATPYCMDAVEGDHWGATGNIGPFHPSSNHAQYMNYPSVPYQCL from the exons ATGCAATACCGGGCAGTTCag GTTTCATCGCCTTCTGCGGGAGCCATGACATCTCCAATGCGCCCCACGAGCGGTCCGAAGCCCCTTCACGCGACGCCCTCACACCCCCAGGGCCTACCcgcctctctctccccctccggAGGCAACAGCAGCGTGGTGACTCCCTCGTTCCAGGGACCTCCAGCCGCGTCATCGTCACCCTCCAGGCATGGAGTAGGAGGAGGCGGTTCGGGTCACGTCCTCCTCAGCAGTTCTCCTCCAGTAGGGCATTCTCAGTCGAGGACGGCCCACGCACATCTCGTCATGTCCCCGTCGCAAATGCAGGGGATCCCAGGACCCCGAGGAGTGGTGTCTTCACCCTCGAGGTCGACCCAGATGCTGCCCTCGCATTCGCCTCAAGGGTCACCCTCAGCCCTGTTGCCCTCGAACTCTGTTCCTTGCAGAATGTCGCCCTCCAGCGTCCCTCTACATCAACAGCGTCTCGCCGCATTGCAGAGGGACGTCAACCCGTCTGGGCGCCTGAAGGACAACCCTCCTTCTTCAGTGACTTCTTCTGCGTCCCCTAACTTGCCAACGACGCCAGCCTCCGTTGGACCACCTGTCACTCCCACGAGCGCAGGTTCCTTCACTGGGCTTCTTCAGGAGATGGGTATGATGCCCATCAAGGAGGAGGACCTCACTGACGAGTCCATAGGCGATGACGAAGAGGACTTTGACGACTTCGAAGAGCAGGAGGAAGTCAGCGACGAcggaggaaggaaaaggaagaagcagaagatggaccagggggaggaggaggaggctggctCGGATAGAGAACTTGACGAGACCCGCCGTCAGAAGGGAGGAAACGTGGGCGGCGGGGGCAGTGTCAGGGGCGCCGCCGGCAGGAGCCGCGCCAAGAGCCCCAAGCACCTGGCCCGCATCCGACGGAACCGGAGGATGAAGGCGAACGACCGGGAGCGCCATAGGATGCATATGCTCAACAACGCCCTCGACAGACTGCGCACCGTCCTGCCCACGGCGCCCGACGACACCAAGCTGACGAAGATCGAGACGCTGCGCTTCGCCTACAACTACATCTGGGCGCTGAGCGAGACCCTCAAGGGGTTCGACGCCCATGCGCCCCCCTccgcccaccaccaccaccaccaatcctcgcagcagcagcagccgccgCAGCATCATCTGAGCCTCAGTGTGGGCGTGGCCGGCAACCCCATACCCAGCCAGGTGGTGCCCGGGGATGTGGCGATCTACCCTGGGGCGTCTCTGGGGTCGGCAACTCCTTATTGTATGGACGCTGTCGAGGGCGACCATTGGGGAGCGACGGGGAACATTGGACCGTTTCATCCGTCGTCGAATCACGCCCAGTACATGAACTACCCGAGTGTGCCCTATCAGTGCCTTTGA